Proteins encoded in a region of the Watersipora subatra chromosome 5, tzWatSuba1.1, whole genome shotgun sequence genome:
- the LOC137396914 gene encoding uncharacterized protein — protein sequence MSLNPSTYCKELLASIKEDGRALADNKLSIEAAKEESPREGAVKCFTTTEDHEATNWNGKELTENPVEFPAVSLDAQLMYYKIKYLKRYKTHHTSYGVFNVVPAEDYEHCRQEHISGMYDDIQVVNETILYYLKESSSDYQVVSRQLIRLSPAVLEAYESWCKKLTPEDDNSRPSPAYYGMEKSIAHS from the exons ATGTCTTTAAATCCTTCCACATACTGTAAAGAATTATTGGCAAGTATAAAG GAAGATGGTCGAGCATTGGCGGATAACAAGCTCTCTATTGAAGCAG ccAAGGAAGAATCCCCCAGAGAAGGAGCGGTGAAGTGTTTCACGACAACAGAAGATCATGAAGCTACCAACTGGAATGGCAAGGAGCTTACAGAAAACCCTGTGGAATTTCCTGCTGTCTCACTAGATGCTCAgcttatgtattataaaatcaaGTACCTGAAGCGCTATAAAACACACCATACTAGTTATGGTGTATTTAATGTAGTTCCAGCCGAAGATTACGAACATTGTCGACAGGAGCATATATCTGGAATGTATGATGATATTCAGGTGGTAAATGagaccattttatattatcttaaagAGAGTAGCTCTGACTATCAGGTCGTTAGTCGGCAACTTATTAGACTGAGTCCAGCTGTACTAGAAGCTTACGAGTCATGGTGTAAGAAGTTGACTCCAGAAGATGACAATAGTAGGCCATCTCCAGCATATTATGGTATGGAAAAATCCATTGCGCATAGCTAA
- the LOC137396632 gene encoding uncharacterized protein, whose translation MHTLLLGEEHEVTPAQSKLSQTQTCQEHPENILTLACRACHSMFCSSCSTESDCESSSETDARKHSIVDVNLLAEELREKMRTESIGLADRIELVCCEEKLIPTSLDEVENKVSQMIRAVDMAANRRILDIQNKSASAKDKLKFFSKSAKKETLTRSTKLKTKREQLQSLLQFMHQISSNSPQLVVAAQHKLSAMLKESDIGSVVRSLVKYSSNALNQNGMLAKLYF comes from the exons ATGCACACCTTGCTTCTTGGAGAAGAGCATGAGGTCACTCCTGCCCagtcaaaattgtcacaaaccCAGACATGCCAAGAACATCCAGAAAATATCTTGACTCTGGCTTGCCGAGCATGTCATTCCATGTTTTGCTCTTCTTGTTCGACTGAATCGGATTGTGAAAGTTCCTCAG AAACGGATGCTCGGAAGCACTCGATCGTTGACGTCAACCTCCTAGCGGAAGAGTTACGGGAAAAGATGCGCACTGAATCAATAGGCCTTGCTGACCGCATTGAATTGGTGTGCTGTGAGGAAAAGTTGATACCAACCAGCTTAGATGAGGTAGAGAATAAAGTCTCTCAGATGATCAGAGCAGTGGATATGGCAGCCAACAGAAGG ATTCTGGATATTCAAAACAAATCTGCGTCTGCAAAAGACAAGTTGAAGTTTTTCTCAAAATCAGCTAAGAAAGAAACACTCACCCGATCTACAAAGCTGAAAACAAAAAGAGAACAGCTTCAAAGCTTGCTCCAGTTCATGCATCAAATCTCATCTAATTCACCACAGTTAGTGGTCGCGGCTCAGCACAAGCTTTCTGCTATGTTAAAGGAAAGTGATATCGGCTCAGTTGTAAGGAGTCTTGTCAAGTATTCTTCCAACGCATTGAACCAAAACGGTATGCTAGCAAAGCTCTATTTTTAG